The following proteins are encoded in a genomic region of [Eubacterium] hominis:
- a CDS encoding stage II sporulation protein P, which yields MKATWKILIKLVLIGCIFYITPFYDTCIQMLGQTNIKTFAYEQKTIDPSISIKDELNVMSSHQVKKAEKDDVIKVETTQENPVVVPTPKSEETKKQKTVYIYDTHQKEDYADGKGVMDAAADLGKHLEEKGIKVVLETHSFQNYMDAHGMNYNQSYLVSNKYLQDALVNYGGFDLCIDLHRDSVPRSAAVLEANGKTYAKAMMVVGSLATYHDSSAKISSTLTDIMNKKVNGIMKGVMTREAYYNQQVANGIVLIEVGAEVNSFKEITNTTKVLADSIYDMLMKGES from the coding sequence ATGAAAGCAACCTGGAAAATTTTAATCAAGCTTGTATTGATTGGGTGTATTTTTTATATCACACCATTTTATGATACTTGTATACAAATGCTTGGACAAACCAATATCAAAACATTTGCTTATGAACAAAAAACCATTGATCCATCCATATCCATCAAAGATGAATTAAACGTAATGTCATCACATCAAGTAAAAAAAGCAGAAAAAGATGATGTGATCAAAGTAGAAACAACACAAGAAAATCCTGTTGTTGTGCCCACACCGAAAAGTGAAGAAACAAAGAAACAGAAAACTGTCTATATTTATGATACACATCAAAAAGAAGACTATGCAGATGGCAAAGGCGTAATGGATGCAGCAGCTGATTTAGGCAAACATCTGGAGGAAAAAGGTATAAAGGTCGTATTAGAAACACATAGCTTTCAGAACTATATGGATGCACATGGAATGAATTATAATCAATCCTATCTTGTATCTAATAAATATCTTCAGGATGCACTGGTGAATTATGGCGGTTTTGATTTATGTATAGACTTACACCGTGACAGTGTTCCAAGAAGTGCTGCTGTATTAGAAGCAAATGGAAAGACTTATGCGAAAGCCATGATGGTTGTTGGAAGTCTTGCGACCTATCATGATTCCAGTGCTAAAATATCTTCGACTTTAACTGACATAATGAATAAGAAAGTAAATGGTATTATGAAAGGCGTAATGACAAGGGAGGCGTATTATAATCAACAGGTCGCAAATGGTATTGTCTTAATTGAAGTAGGCGCAGAAGTAAACAGTTTTAAGGAAATCACCAATACCACAAAGGTACTGGCAGATAGTATTTATGATATGTTAATGAAAGGAGAATCATAA
- a CDS encoding methionyl-tRNA formyltransferase has product MGTPDIAVSMLNRIIADGYDVIGVVTQPDKQAGRKKELKMPEVKQRAIEANIPVYQPIKIKDAVDELMQLDIDLIVTCAYGQFIPSKLLEYPTYGSINVHASLLPKLRGGAPIHKAIINGDKQTGMSIMRMVKAMDAGPVMAQCVVDIDEMDTTGILYDKLAKAGAKLLSESIPKLIDGTAEFGEQDESQASFAYTISKEEEWIDFDQDVQRVYNHIRGLIPNPTGYALLDGKKVKFHKVRMRKDDKVHTPGEIEGMIENGYAISAQNGYILVDEIQMEGKAKTDAKSFYNGSGKQLIHKIFNGK; this is encoded by the coding sequence ATGGGAACACCGGATATCGCGGTTTCCATGTTGAATAGAATAATAGCAGATGGCTATGATGTGATTGGCGTTGTAACTCAGCCGGATAAACAGGCAGGAAGAAAAAAAGAACTGAAGATGCCTGAGGTAAAACAACGTGCTATAGAAGCAAACATTCCTGTTTATCAGCCAATCAAAATTAAAGATGCAGTGGATGAATTGATGCAGCTGGATATTGATTTGATTGTCACATGTGCATATGGTCAGTTTATACCATCCAAATTATTAGAATATCCAACATATGGCAGTATCAATGTACATGCTTCCTTATTGCCAAAACTTCGCGGAGGTGCACCTATTCATAAAGCAATCATCAACGGAGATAAGCAGACAGGAATGTCCATCATGCGTATGGTAAAGGCTATGGATGCAGGTCCTGTCATGGCACAATGTGTAGTGGATATTGATGAAATGGATACAACGGGTATCTTGTATGATAAATTAGCAAAAGCAGGTGCGAAACTGCTTAGTGAAAGTATTCCAAAATTAATCGATGGAACTGCAGAATTTGGTGAGCAGGATGAAAGCCAGGCAAGCTTTGCCTACACCATCAGCAAGGAAGAAGAATGGATCGATTTTGATCAAGACGTACAGCGTGTGTATAATCATATCCGTGGATTGATTCCAAATCCTACAGGATATGCTTTACTGGATGGCAAAAAAGTGAAATTCCATAAAGTTAGAATGCGTAAAGATGACAAGGTACATACACCAGGTGAAATTGAAGGCATGATAGAAAATGGCTATGCAATTTCTGCACAGAATGGCTATATTTTAGTAGATGAAATTCAAATGGAAGGAAAAGCCAAAACCGATGCGAAATCCTTCTATAATGGAAGTGGGAAACAGCTGATCCATAAAATTTTTAATGGTAAGTAG
- the lepA gene encoding elongation factor 4, translating into MNQQHIRNFSIIAHIDHGKSTLADRILEITDTVEQREMKEQLLDTMDLERERGITIKLNAVQLKYTAKDGQDYIFHLIDTPGHVDFTYEVSRSLAACEGAVLVVDAAQGIEAQTLANVYLALDNDLEIIPVINKIDLPSAQPDVVKKEIEDVIGLDASEAPLISAKNGLNIQDVLEAVVKNVPAPHGNPKAPLQALVFDSLYDAYRGVIAFVRVKEGEIRVGDKIRFMATDAEYEVLEVGIRTPKEVKKDMLECGEVGWLCASIKSIKDVRVGDTITHAQRPADAPLHGYREMNPMVYCGLYPIDSAKYNDLRDALEKLQLNDASLQFEAETSQALGFGFRCGFLGLLHMDVVQERIEREYKIDLIATAPSVVYHAYLTDGSMMAIDNPSMLPDVQKIDHIEEPFVKASIMTPNDYVGAIMELCQRKRGNYKDMIYIDEGRMNVIYELPLGEIVFDFFDKLKSCTKGYASFDYELIGYQTNKLAKMDILLNGDIVDALSSIVHRDFAYPRGRAICEKLKTLIPKQQFEIPIQAAINGKIVARADIKSLRKNVLAKCYGGDISRKKKLLEKQKEGKKRMKSVGSVEVPQEAFMAVLSMDDEN; encoded by the coding sequence ATGAATCAACAACATATTCGTAACTTTTCCATTATTGCACACATCGATCATGGAAAATCAACGCTGGCAGACCGTATCCTTGAAATAACAGATACAGTGGAACAGCGTGAAATGAAAGAACAGCTATTGGATACCATGGATCTTGAAAGAGAACGTGGGATTACGATAAAATTAAATGCAGTACAGTTAAAATATACTGCAAAAGATGGACAGGACTATATCTTCCATTTGATCGATACACCGGGTCATGTGGACTTTACATATGAAGTATCCCGTTCTTTAGCAGCTTGTGAAGGCGCAGTTTTGGTAGTTGATGCTGCACAGGGAATTGAAGCGCAGACACTTGCAAATGTTTATCTGGCATTAGATAATGACTTGGAAATTATTCCTGTCATCAATAAAATAGATTTACCAAGTGCACAGCCAGATGTTGTGAAAAAAGAAATAGAAGATGTCATTGGCTTGGATGCAAGTGAGGCACCTTTGATTTCAGCGAAAAACGGGTTGAATATACAGGATGTTTTAGAAGCAGTGGTAAAAAATGTACCGGCACCACATGGAAATCCAAAAGCCCCTTTACAGGCACTTGTTTTTGATTCTTTATATGATGCGTATCGTGGTGTTATCGCATTTGTACGTGTAAAAGAAGGCGAAATCCGTGTGGGTGATAAAATTCGTTTTATGGCGACAGATGCTGAATATGAGGTGTTAGAAGTTGGTATCCGTACACCAAAAGAAGTGAAAAAAGATATGCTGGAATGTGGTGAAGTAGGATGGCTTTGTGCTTCTATTAAGTCTATTAAAGATGTACGTGTCGGTGATACGATTACCCATGCACAACGACCAGCAGATGCTCCATTACATGGTTATCGTGAAATGAATCCGATGGTATATTGTGGATTGTATCCTATTGATTCTGCAAAATATAATGATTTAAGAGATGCACTTGAAAAATTACAGCTGAATGATGCCTCTTTACAATTTGAAGCAGAAACATCACAGGCGTTAGGATTTGGCTTTCGCTGTGGATTTTTAGGTTTATTACATATGGATGTCGTACAGGAACGTATTGAACGTGAATATAAAATAGATCTGATTGCGACTGCGCCAAGTGTTGTATACCATGCATACTTAACAGATGGCAGCATGATGGCAATTGATAATCCAAGTATGTTGCCGGATGTTCAAAAAATCGATCATATTGAAGAACCTTTTGTGAAAGCAAGTATCATGACGCCAAACGATTATGTTGGGGCAATTATGGAACTGTGCCAAAGAAAACGTGGTAACTATAAAGATATGATATATATAGATGAAGGACGAATGAATGTCATTTATGAATTGCCATTGGGTGAAATCGTATTTGATTTCTTTGATAAATTAAAATCCTGTACGAAGGGATATGCTTCATTCGATTATGAATTGATTGGATATCAGACCAATAAACTTGCGAAAATGGATATCCTGTTAAATGGAGATATCGTCGATGCATTAAGCAGTATCGTTCATCGTGATTTTGCTTATCCTAGAGGTAGAGCAATTTGTGAAAAATTGAAAACACTGATTCCAAAACAACAATTTGAGATACCTATCCAGGCAGCTATCAATGGGAAAATCGTGGCGCGTGCAGATATAAAATCTTTGCGTAAAAACGTCCTAGCGAAATGTTATGGTGGAGATATTTCACGTAAGAAAAAACTGTTGGAGAAACAAAAAGAAGGTAAGAAACGTATGAAATCCGTAGGTAGCGTAGAAGTACCACAGGAAGCTTTCATGGCGGTTTTATCTATGGATGATGAGAATTAA
- a CDS encoding sporulation protein — MIKVFLCVSDFDVIKNMMDYENDNSKIKIVGISTTVMEHLKGLEELDVDVFVLQYTLDKKKSNDLLEYVLLNKREWRVLPLFQELDSEVIHLLLQYGLQNFLVKPFSFPQLLAAIENEQLQQQTLAAATTVESMASEIMLSLGLPAHLDGFGYIQTSAVYVAKNMDVMHLHMKNVYQQTAKAHHSTAARVEKCIRTAIAFAYRNQPEKICINNCKPTNTQIISYISEKLKLFGNS; from the coding sequence TTGATTAAGGTATTTCTATGTGTAAGTGATTTTGATGTCATCAAAAATATGATGGATTATGAAAATGATAACAGTAAAATAAAAATTGTAGGCATATCAACAACGGTAATGGAGCATTTAAAAGGCCTGGAAGAATTAGATGTGGATGTGTTTGTATTACAATATACATTGGATAAAAAGAAATCAAATGATTTATTGGAATATGTATTATTGAATAAACGGGAATGGCGGGTATTGCCACTGTTTCAGGAGCTTGACAGTGAAGTGATCCATTTGCTTTTACAATATGGACTTCAGAATTTTCTGGTTAAGCCATTCAGCTTTCCACAACTGCTAGCGGCAATTGAAAATGAGCAGCTGCAGCAACAGACACTGGCTGCAGCTACTACAGTAGAATCAATGGCTAGTGAAATTATGCTATCCTTAGGTCTGCCAGCTCATTTAGATGGATTTGGATATATTCAAACAAGTGCTGTCTATGTTGCAAAGAATATGGATGTCATGCACTTACATATGAAGAATGTCTATCAGCAAACTGCAAAAGCACATCACTCCACAGCCGCAAGGGTTGAAAAGTGTATACGAACGGCCATTGCTTTTGCTTATCGTAATCAGCCAGAAAAAATTTGTATCAATAACTGTAAACCAACCAATACGCAGATTATTTCCTATATTAGTGAAAAATTAAAATTGTTTGGAAACTCATGA
- the hemW gene encoding radical SAM family heme chaperone HemW has protein sequence MCKSAYLHVPFCKDICAYCDFTRCRYHAGLAEKWLKAIEKEIKQKLKGVTLDTFYIGGGTPSALTYHQLSRLLVMLKPYTRTCEEFTMEANVDSLDIEKIQLCKENYINRISLGVQSLQPELLKMIKRNHNKEDILRCIKELHSIGIDNISIDLIYGLPNQTMQMWKDDLKDIVEHFDIQHISLYALTIEEHSEFGRLHIKNIDEDIEADMYEYAVAYLKQNGFEHYEISNFAKAGKYSKHNMAYWDYDDFIGIGMGASGKQQHQRYDNTKNMQTYFEKGASPTIIQLNKSDEMFENIMMSLRTKKGLNIHQFEKRYEISFLKQYHKELKPLLDQHLLEHSDGYIHATEQGMEILNEILLKFLPDE, from the coding sequence ATGTGTAAAAGTGCTTATCTACATGTTCCATTCTGTAAAGATATTTGTGCATATTGTGATTTTACTAGATGCCGATATCATGCAGGACTTGCTGAAAAATGGCTAAAGGCCATTGAAAAAGAAATCAAACAGAAATTAAAAGGTGTCACTTTGGATACCTTTTATATTGGTGGGGGAACACCCAGTGCTTTGACATATCATCAATTGTCAAGATTGCTGGTGATGTTAAAACCATATACTAGAACATGTGAAGAATTTACAATGGAAGCGAATGTCGATAGTCTGGATATTGAAAAAATACAATTGTGTAAAGAAAACTATATCAATCGTATATCCTTAGGGGTACAAAGCCTTCAGCCAGAGCTTTTAAAGATGATAAAAAGAAATCATAACAAAGAAGACATCTTAAGATGTATAAAAGAACTGCATTCAATAGGTATAGATAATATATCAATTGATTTGATTTATGGTCTGCCAAATCAAACCATGCAGATGTGGAAGGATGATTTAAAAGATATCGTTGAACATTTTGATATTCAGCATATCTCTTTGTATGCCTTGACGATTGAAGAACACAGTGAATTTGGACGATTACATATAAAAAATATCGATGAAGATATAGAAGCAGATATGTATGAGTATGCTGTTGCATATTTAAAACAAAATGGTTTTGAGCATTATGAAATCAGTAATTTTGCGAAAGCTGGAAAATATTCTAAACATAATATGGCATATTGGGATTATGATGATTTTATTGGTATTGGTATGGGGGCAAGTGGGAAGCAACAACATCAGCGTTATGATAACACGAAAAATATGCAAACATATTTTGAAAAAGGTGCATCCCCAACCATAATACAATTAAATAAATCAGATGAAATGTTTGAAAATATCATGATGTCTTTACGTACAAAAAAAGGGTTGAATATTCATCAGTTTGAAAAACGCTATGAAATATCATTTTTGAAACAATATCATAAAGAATTAAAACCGTTGTTAGATCAACACCTGTTAGAACACAGCGATGGTTATATACATGCGACAGAACAGGGGATGGAAATTTTAAATGAGATCCTTTTAAAGTTTCTTCCAGATGAATGA
- a CDS encoding site-specific integrase: MSIFKDERMVKSKRNKDKLVKKVTYRCVGSYVDINGTPQHYHKRGFKTLEEAKEWERNFLLKAKNEVTTNITFNEIYELYKETKKGTIKDRSFNDMEYLIKSWILPYWGDKNIKKITIQQIEKFQKSLLSKKNNNDEYYSNRYLESIQTQFKAVMRYAFNHNYFTDNRLISFPIIKRAGEIKKEMDFFTPEEFIKFIHVVDELPYFALFNVLYWCGTRLGETLALTWKDIDLKNKSIRINKSYSKHTRQTTAPKTNNSYRNILVPEMCLKALEQLKNIHKMTIGYDDNKLVFNFDKHLDENAIRTRKNKWCEQAQVKQIRIHDFRHSHVSLLINMGFNPFEIAKRLGHTVEMVNETYGHLFQEAQQNMINKLDELSIKLNAEQ, from the coding sequence ATGTCAATATTTAAAGATGAAAGAATGGTAAAAAGTAAACGTAACAAAGATAAGCTTGTTAAAAAAGTTACTTATAGATGTGTAGGTAGTTATGTGGATATCAATGGTACACCCCAACATTATCATAAACGAGGTTTCAAAACATTAGAAGAAGCCAAAGAATGGGAAAGAAACTTTTTGCTCAAAGCAAAAAATGAAGTAACTACGAATATAACGTTTAATGAAATTTATGAACTGTATAAAGAAACAAAAAAAGGAACGATAAAAGACAGATCATTCAACGATATGGAATATCTAATCAAAAGTTGGATTCTTCCTTATTGGGGAGATAAAAATATAAAAAAAATAACAATTCAGCAAATTGAAAAATTTCAAAAGTCTTTGTTGTCAAAGAAAAATAATAATGATGAATACTATTCTAACCGTTATTTGGAATCTATTCAAACTCAATTTAAAGCTGTTATGAGATATGCATTTAATCACAATTATTTTACCGATAATAGATTAATTTCTTTTCCTATCATAAAAAGAGCTGGAGAAATAAAAAAAGAAATGGATTTTTTCACACCAGAAGAATTTATAAAATTTATACATGTTGTTGATGAATTACCGTATTTTGCATTATTTAACGTTTTGTATTGGTGCGGAACACGTTTAGGAGAAACTTTAGCGCTTACCTGGAAAGACATTGATTTAAAAAACAAATCAATAAGAATAAACAAATCATATTCCAAACACACGCGCCAAACAACCGCTCCTAAGACGAATAACAGTTATCGTAATATTTTGGTACCAGAAATGTGTTTAAAGGCTTTAGAACAGCTTAAAAACATTCATAAAATGACAATTGGATATGACGATAATAAATTAGTATTCAATTTTGATAAACATTTAGATGAAAATGCAATTAGAACTAGAAAAAACAAATGGTGTGAACAAGCTCAAGTAAAACAAATAAGAATACACGATTTTCGCCATTCTCATGTATCATTATTAATCAACATGGGGTTTAATCCATTTGAAATCGCAAAACGTCTAGGGCATACTGTTGAAATGGTAAATGAAACATACGGTCACTTATTTCAAGAGGCTCAGCAAAATATGATCAATAAACTTGATGAGCTATCGATAAAATTAAACGCTGAACAATAA
- a CDS encoding helix-turn-helix transcriptional regulator, which produces MENEFADRLRLALSMKNMSQQDLVNKTKIGKSTISQYLSGKYKAKQDNISKIADALDVSETWLMGISDEMTRNKLMSTKSPFGPDNEIEEYLCSKGREDLWQTFKSVSNNDSLQILMDSAADLTPEDLEPVLILVQGIRKSKGLE; this is translated from the coding sequence ATGGAAAATGAATTTGCAGATCGTCTAAGACTTGCTTTATCGATGAAAAATATGTCTCAGCAAGATTTAGTAAATAAAACAAAAATTGGAAAGTCTACAATAAGCCAATATTTAAGTGGAAAATATAAAGCAAAACAAGACAATATTTCTAAAATAGCAGATGCTTTAGACGTTAGTGAAACTTGGTTAATGGGTATTAGTGATGAAATGACAAGGAACAAACTAATGTCAACCAAATCCCCTTTTGGTCCTGATAATGAAATTGAAGAATATCTATGTTCAAAAGGTAGAGAAGATTTATGGCAGACATTTAAATCTGTAAGCAATAATGATTCTTTGCAGATATTAATGGACAGCGCCGCAGATTTAACACCAGAAGATTTGGAACCTGTACTGATATTGGTACAAGGTATTAGGAAATCAAAAGGATTAGAATAA
- a CDS encoding DUF739 family protein has protein sequence MNYVYDYSRFRGDIKAKFKTECNFSRAMGFTSQNSLSDRFNGKVAWRQDEMKKACELLEQPLEMVKTYFFTYVVRK, from the coding sequence ATGAATTATGTTTATGATTACTCTCGATTCAGGGGAGATATAAAGGCAAAGTTCAAAACTGAATGTAATTTTTCACGTGCAATGGGATTTACTTCTCAAAATTCTTTAAGTGACAGGTTTAATGGTAAAGTTGCATGGAGACAAGATGAAATGAAAAAAGCATGTGAATTACTTGAACAGCCACTTGAAATGGTAAAAACTTATTTTTTTACCTATGTAGTTCGTAAATAG
- a CDS encoding helix-turn-helix transcriptional regulator — protein sequence MNLKRFRASLRLNQKQMAEKIGVSASYYYKVESGMRYPSFCFLQKLKIAFPKANVDELFF from the coding sequence ATGAATCTAAAAAGATTTAGAGCGTCATTAAGGCTTAATCAAAAGCAAATGGCGGAAAAAATTGGAGTATCGGCTTCGTATTATTATAAAGTCGAAAGTGGAATGCGATATCCAAGTTTCTGTTTTCTTCAAAAACTAAAAATCGCATTTCCAAAAGCGAATGTTGATGAATTGTTCTTTTAA